The genomic DNA TGAACACAGCAGGCAAACCTTCCtgcctggcaccagcctctccctctcctccagcccatCAGGGTCACACAGCCTGACCCGCACGCCCAGCCGCGCTCCCTTCCCTCTGCTGGACCAGCACGGCCCTGGCTCGGGCTTGCCTCGCTCCGGCCACCTCTCTGCCCGCAGCTGAGCACCAGACCACCGGGGCTGGCTGCCCACCCCTGAGGGGAccagcccctcctcagccccccagcagctctgcctgggccACAGGCTTCTGGctctgctcaggcatcagtgAGGCTGAGCCCAGCGCCCCGCCAACAGCATCTGCACCAACCTGTTTTCATAACCTAAGGTTATAAGTTACCTATAACCCCCAAATAAAACAGTTTAATGCAGACCAACAAGCCTCAGCCATCACCTGAAACGTGACCCACAACGATCTGGCTGGAGGAGACTAGGTGAGCAGCTTCCCTGAGCAGCGAGGCGAGCGTGGGCGCTGGAGCCAAAGCCCTGGGCCCTGCTGGAGGAAACGGAGGCAGCTTCTCCTGCCTGCCTTTCTCCTTGGGACACAACCCCTGGCTTTAAACAAATTTCCATCTCAGAAAGCAATGTAAGGCCTGGAAACAATTTGAGAAGTGACCTATAGGGTGAAGTTTGCCACCTGTGTATCACCACCCCTGCTGTGAGGCTGCCAacctcccagcccctgcagggcACCATCTGCTCTTGGTGCCCAGtgaactccctcagcctttgcCTTCCCCAAGGCAGAAGCCCAGGCCTGGCTGCTGGTGTGGGGCTGGAGAGGGGGGTCTCACACAGCAGCTGCCCCCCTAGCTGTGCCAGGGCAAGGAACAAGTGTAGCTTAGAAACATTCCTAGTTTGTGTGAGCTTGTACAGCAACACTAGTTAAACATAGGTTTGTGTATTACTGTACACAGTGTATATTATAAATTAATACATACCAGAGAGATATCATAGCTATGGCATAGAGTGTTATTTCCTCAGCAGGGtggggagcagccctggggccaCCCTCCCCTCCCACAGACGTGTGTacagctgcagcccaggagaCCCTCTCAGAGTAGAACAAGCCCCAGAGTTTGGGTGCTCCTGGCACCCgcctctccctcctgcagcagcaccgGAGCACGGGGTCATCAGGCAGCAGCCGGGGAGCGGCAGGGACCATGTCAAGCCATGACCTGACCCGCTGGCCAGTGTGCTGCTCCCTTCTTGCATGGCCTCTAGCTCTGCTCCCGGGCGACAATCAGAATCAGATGGACTTGCCTTGTCTTCCTCCaaggctgcctgctcctgctccagcctccCTGCTGTACATGGGGAGAAGCCAGCCTGGAAGAGCAGGGccagagcaacagcacaacAGCCTCTGCTGTCCACCGAGGAGGGGAGTTTGGGGCTGCAGACAGAAAGCGTTTGCAccctccctgctcagcagctgcagccagccctgacGTGGGTcagtccctgcagccctgggctgtgtgGCCCCCTCGAGCCAGCCCCGCAGCCAGCCCACCATGTAACGCAACCAGCAGGTTTAACCTAACCTTGGAAAGGAACCAGTCCCTCgggtttgcctttttttctcaaaaataaacACCTTTTCCAGACCCCGCCTGTGTGTTCTGGCCGTGGGTGAAGCTGGAGGAAGAGGGGTTACTCCGCGTTCAGGAAGATGGATTTATTGCTGCCCCGCACACGGAGCCCTGCAGTGGGAGCCCAGAGCACCCATGGgcgcagcggggccggggcgcgcAGCCGCGGGGCAGAGCTCACGCCCTGCAGCCTCAACGCCGCTCAGCTCCCCTCGCCGTCCGAGTCTTCATCGCTGTCCGACTCTtgttcctccttctcctcctcttcctcctctcggGCCAGCAGCTTCTTGAAGACCTCGTACTCCTCGGGGCtggcgcaggccatgctggcCAGGAAGTCTTTCTCCGGGAGCCGAAGGACGTCCTTCAGCTTTGGGTTACTGCTTTGGGTCTGGCCTTTGTACGGGGTCTGGTAGAGCCCCCGGCGCTCCAGGAAGATGTGCCGGTTCCTCAGCTCGCCGAAAGGCACTTGGAAGAGACGAGCCTTCACCATCTCCTTCTGCCGGACCCCCATCCTGAAGTACGCGTACTGCGGGCGGGACACGCTGCTGCAGGCGCGGCGCGGGCGGCAGCCCCCGCCCCAGCCCGAGCCCgagccccagccctcacctggAAGTGCAGGTGGAGGCACCGcggctcctccagcagcacggCGGGGCACGTCGCCAGCACCTCCCGCAGCTGCTCCGCCGTGAACAGGCACCGCTCCCGCAGCAGCCGCTCGGCCGCCGCCAGCCTCCGCCGGGGCGCGGTGAGGAGCTGCGGCAAACGGCCCAGCGCCCGCTGCAGCGGGGCTGCGCCCGGCGGGTGAGCGGCCCGGCCAGGCGCCGGCCgcttccccccgccccgctcccccgGCCCTCGCCCTACCTCCGTCCAGCCCCAGGCGCCGCAGCTCCCCGGCGCGCTCCCGCAGCCGCGCCGCCGGCATCCGCAGCAGCGCGGGGCTCCGCTCCAGCAGCGCCAGCGCGGCGCCGgcgctcagccccagcagcagcagctccgcGGCCGCCGCCTCGCCGCGCCCCGGCTCGGGctgcagcgccaggagccgccGCGCCTGCTCCTCGCCGAAGCCCATGGCCCGCAGCCGCGCCGCCTCCTCGCCGGAGCCCGGGGCCCGCGGCCGCGCCGCCTCCTCGCCGGAGCCCGGGGCCCGCGGCCGCGCCGCCTCCTCGCCGGAGCCCGGGgcccgcagccccgccgccgccccgcagccgccgcgaGGGCCCGGGCCGGGAAGGCCGCGGGGCGCCGGGGCCCagcccgccgctgccgcccgcccggcgccgcgcAGCAGCCGCCCCGCCATGGCCCGGCCGCGTGGGGAGgagccgccgcggccccgccccggcTGACGCGACTTCAGCCCCGGGcgagcggccccggccccgggctggcacagggagcagggcaggacgGAGCGCCCTCCCAACACATTCTATAGAGAATGTTCGCACGGGGATACTCACGAGGAAAGCTGGAACGCAAGAGCTCAAGGACTCACCCccgggatgctgctgctgctccccagagctgctctctgaaCGCTACCCTCCCT from Colius striatus isolate bColStr4 chromosome 12, bColStr4.1.hap1, whole genome shotgun sequence includes the following:
- the MTERF4 gene encoding transcription termination factor 4, mitochondrial, coding for MAGRLLRGAGRAAAAGWAPAPRGLPGPGPRGGCGAAAGLRAPGSGEEAARPRAPGSGEEAARPRAPGSGEEAARLRAMGFGEEQARRLLALQPEPGRGEAAAAELLLLGLSAGAALALLERSPALLRMPAARLRERAGELRRLGLDGAPLQRALGRLPQLLTAPRRRLAAAERLLRERCLFTAEQLREVLATCPAVLLEEPRCLHLHFQYAYFRMGVRQKEMVKARLFQVPFGELRNRHIFLERRGLYQTPYKGQTQSSNPKLKDVLRLPEKDFLASMACASPEEYEVFKKLLAREEEEEEKEEQESDSDEDSDGEGS